A section of the Verrucomicrobium sp. GAS474 genome encodes:
- a CDS encoding general stress protein, whose protein sequence is MKSNCNAVVAIYKSHVEAEAAVKELQHAGIDMKKLSIVGKDYQTEEHVVGYYNIGDRMRFWGKTGAFWGGIWGLLLGSAFFFVPGIGPMLVAGPLVNCIVGALEGALVVGGLSAIGAGLVGMGIPKDSIVQYETALKAGNFIVIAHGTEGDATLARATIKRTSPEGAQDYTIPPVGVEECQLKA, encoded by the coding sequence ATGAAATCGAATTGCAACGCTGTGGTGGCGATTTATAAGTCCCATGTCGAAGCCGAAGCTGCCGTCAAGGAACTTCAGCATGCGGGCATCGACATGAAGAAGCTGTCGATCGTGGGAAAAGATTATCAAACGGAGGAACACGTCGTTGGTTATTACAACATCGGCGACCGCATGAGATTCTGGGGCAAGACGGGAGCCTTTTGGGGCGGCATTTGGGGCCTGCTGCTCGGGTCTGCTTTCTTTTTTGTTCCAGGCATCGGACCGATGCTCGTAGCGGGACCGCTTGTCAATTGCATCGTCGGCGCGTTGGAGGGAGCTTTGGTTGTGGGCGGTCTGAGTGCCATTGGGGCCGGCTTGGTGGGAATGGGCATACCTAAGGACAGCATCGTGCAATACGAGACAGCGCTGAAGGCGGGCAATTTTATCGTGATCGCTCACGGTACGGAGGGAGATGCGACGCTCGCCCGTGCAACGATCAAGCGTACCAGTCCGGAGGGAGCCCAAGATTATACAATCCCTCCCGTCGGTGTCGAAGAGTGTCAGCTTAAAGCGTAG
- the dnaK gene encoding molecular chaperone DnaK, producing the protein MAKVLGIDLGTTNSCMAVMEGGEPLVLENSEGKRITPSVVAFTKSGERVVGDAAKRQAVTNSRNTIYSIKRFMGRKFDEVQEEIKRVPYKVIRAANGDAAVEVTVDGKLKQFSPPEISAMILSKLKADAEMRVGEKITQAVITVPAYFNDSQRQATKDAGRIAGLEVLRIINEPTAASLAYGLDKNKNEVVAVYDLGGGTFDISILDIGDGVFEVKATNGDTHLGGDDWDARIMDWILAEFKKSHGMELDKQPDSLQRIKEEAEKAKIALSSTIEYGINLPFITADASGPKHIDLKLSRAKMDQLCEDLFERTIAPVKKCLEDAGITADKVDELVMVGGMTRMPRVVETARSLVDKKPHQGVNPDEVVAVGAAVQAGILKGDVKDVVLLDVTPLSLGIETMGGIFTKLIERNATIPTHKSETFSTAADNQPGVEVHVLQGDRPLSKDNKTIGRFQLTDIPPAPRGVPQIEVSFDLDANGILNVSAKDMGTGKEQKITITASSGLAKEEIDRMRRDADLHADDDKKKREEIEVRNEADSAVYRSDKMFRENSGKLSESDRSQIEESAQKVKDALKGDDLSAIKSTSEHLTQVWQAASAALYRSSSAKAKEGQGNAQPNGSGKPRQNEGDVIDAEVVDEQPTP; encoded by the coding sequence ATGGCAAAAGTACTCGGCATTGATCTGGGAACAACGAACTCGTGCATGGCGGTCATGGAGGGAGGAGAACCTCTCGTTCTGGAGAACTCGGAGGGCAAGCGGATCACGCCGTCGGTGGTCGCGTTCACCAAATCCGGCGAACGGGTCGTCGGTGATGCCGCCAAGAGGCAGGCGGTAACCAACTCGCGCAACACGATCTACTCGATCAAGCGCTTCATGGGGCGTAAATTCGACGAAGTGCAGGAAGAGATCAAGCGGGTGCCTTACAAGGTCATCCGGGCTGCCAATGGCGATGCCGCTGTCGAGGTCACGGTCGATGGCAAACTGAAGCAGTTTAGCCCGCCCGAGATCTCGGCCATGATTCTTTCGAAGTTGAAGGCCGACGCGGAGATGCGGGTGGGTGAGAAAATCACCCAAGCGGTCATCACGGTTCCCGCCTATTTCAACGATTCCCAGCGGCAAGCCACAAAGGATGCGGGCCGCATCGCGGGGCTGGAAGTCCTTCGGATCATCAACGAGCCGACGGCGGCGTCCCTGGCTTACGGGCTCGATAAAAACAAGAACGAGGTGGTTGCTGTCTATGACTTGGGCGGAGGCACCTTCGATATCTCCATTTTGGACATTGGAGACGGTGTTTTTGAGGTCAAGGCGACCAATGGCGATACCCATTTGGGGGGTGACGATTGGGATGCCCGCATCATGGATTGGATTCTAGCCGAGTTCAAAAAGAGCCACGGTATGGAACTCGACAAGCAGCCCGATTCCCTTCAACGGATCAAGGAAGAGGCCGAAAAGGCGAAGATCGCCCTCTCCAGCACCATTGAATATGGGATCAACCTGCCGTTCATCACCGCCGATGCGAGCGGGCCGAAGCATATCGACCTGAAGCTCTCGCGGGCCAAGATGGACCAACTTTGCGAGGATCTCTTCGAGCGCACCATCGCGCCGGTCAAGAAGTGCCTCGAAGATGCCGGAATCACGGCCGACAAGGTCGATGAACTCGTCATGGTGGGCGGGATGACGCGAATGCCTCGGGTGGTCGAAACGGCCCGTTCGTTGGTCGACAAGAAGCCCCACCAGGGGGTCAACCCCGACGAGGTTGTGGCCGTAGGGGCCGCGGTACAGGCGGGGATTCTCAAGGGGGATGTGAAGGATGTCGTTTTGCTCGATGTGACGCCGCTGTCGCTGGGCATCGAGACGATGGGTGGCATCTTCACCAAGCTGATCGAACGCAATGCCACCATCCCGACGCACAAGTCGGAGACCTTCAGCACGGCGGCGGACAATCAGCCGGGGGTGGAGGTCCACGTCTTGCAGGGAGATCGCCCCCTGTCCAAAGACAATAAAACCATTGGCCGGTTTCAGCTTACCGACATCCCTCCCGCTCCCCGCGGAGTTCCTCAAATCGAAGTGTCGTTCGACCTCGATGCCAACGGGATCCTGAACGTGAGCGCAAAGGATATGGGGACTGGCAAGGAGCAGAAGATCACAATCACTGCCAGCAGCGGTCTGGCGAAGGAGGAAATCGACAGGATGCGCCGTGATGCCGATCTCCACGCCGATGACGACAAGAAGAAGCGCGAGGAAATCGAGGTGCGCAATGAAGCCGATAGCGCGGTCTATCGTTCCGACAAGATGTTCCGGGAAAATTCGGGAAAACTGTCCGAAAGTGACCGGTCGCAGATCGAGGAGTCGGCACAAAAGGTCAAAGACGCCCTCAAGGGCGACGATCTTTCCGCTATCAAATCAACCAGCGAACACCTGACTCAGGTTTGGCAGGCGGCGTCGGCGGCACTGTACCGCTCGTCATCGGCCAAGGCGAAAGAGGGCCAAGGTAATGCGCAGCCGAATGGATCGGGGAAGCCGCGGCAGAACGAGGGCGATGTCATTGATGCCGAGGTTGTCGACGAACAGCCCACGCCTTAG
- a CDS encoding BON domain-containing protein, producing the protein MNAILEKSDAELKRDVLDELMYEPSVKMTDIGVLVKNGAVTLTGFVESYGEKSNAVRAAKRVGGVNAIADDIVVKLPDLHNRTDGEVAAAAANQLQYSTTIPTGAVQVIVREGLVTLEGQVEWGYQRDAAEGAVKFLTGVTGVNNFIHVKPKLAAGDVKSAIESAFERSALLDAKKIEVVTVNNKVTLRGKVRSYAELDEAARAAWSAAGVFEVDNQLKVEWAWLST; encoded by the coding sequence ATGAACGCTATTTTAGAGAAAAGTGATGCGGAATTGAAGAGAGACGTGCTGGACGAGCTTATGTATGAGCCGAGCGTCAAGATGACCGACATCGGCGTCCTGGTGAAGAATGGCGCGGTGACGCTCACCGGCTTCGTCGAGAGCTACGGTGAGAAATCGAATGCCGTGCGCGCGGCCAAGCGGGTCGGTGGAGTGAACGCCATCGCCGACGACATCGTAGTCAAACTGCCCGACCTGCACAATCGCACCGACGGAGAGGTCGCCGCTGCCGCAGCCAATCAACTCCAGTACTCCACCACGATCCCCACAGGAGCCGTCCAGGTAATCGTTCGTGAAGGCTTGGTCACCTTGGAGGGTCAAGTGGAATGGGGCTACCAGCGGGACGCCGCAGAAGGTGCTGTCAAATTTCTGACAGGCGTCACGGGTGTGAACAATTTCATCCACGTCAAACCCAAGCTGGCCGCAGGGGATGTCAAATCGGCCATTGAATCGGCCTTCGAACGGAGCGCCCTTTTGGACGCCAAGAAGATCGAGGTGGTGACCGTGAACAACAAGGTGACACTCCGAGGCAAAGTTCGAAGCTATGCCGAATTGGATGAAGCCGCGCGAGCCGCTTGGTCGGCGGCGGGAGTCTTCGAGGTAGATAATCAGCTCAAGGTCGAGTGGGCTTGGCTTTCCACCTAA
- a CDS encoding nucleotide exchange factor GrpE, with the protein MNQKHQQSPVPPGGPNTETSPSGDAVPDSLKEELAEQKDRYLRLAADFDNFRKRTAQEAERRSLAKEDALINEILPVIDNLERALAVGPDTSFVQLLEGVSMILQQFRQLLYRHDIEVDVSLGKPFDPLRHEAIGSRNVASQPDHAILEIVQQGYHRGDGILRAAKVIVNDHSQ; encoded by the coding sequence ATGAATCAAAAGCACCAACAATCCCCCGTGCCTCCCGGCGGCCCCAATACCGAGACGAGTCCGTCCGGGGATGCGGTTCCCGATTCGCTTAAGGAAGAACTGGCAGAGCAGAAAGATCGCTACCTTCGTTTGGCCGCCGACTTCGACAACTTTCGGAAAAGAACCGCGCAGGAGGCGGAACGCCGATCCCTTGCGAAGGAGGATGCGCTTATCAACGAAATCCTCCCCGTCATCGATAATCTGGAGCGTGCGCTCGCGGTGGGGCCCGATACGTCGTTTGTTCAACTCCTTGAGGGGGTGAGTATGATCTTGCAACAGTTCCGGCAACTCCTGTACCGCCACGATATCGAGGTGGACGTGAGCCTGGGGAAGCCGTTCGATCCGCTTCGTCATGAGGCGATCGGATCACGTAACGTTGCCTCGCAACCCGACCACGCGATCCTCGAAATAGTCCAACAGGGCTATCATCGGGGAGATGGGATACTTCGGGCGGCCAAGGTCATCGTCAACGACCATAGCCAATAG
- a CDS encoding CHAD domain-containing protein: MKHGDRLKSCAPLSACSEIPFLRRFFSKSSSPCAKRHNPSAPCGIKEHFIRPYWKWHEVWGIQPPSPPPPTSFRRLISDALRNLRIVERCWGQLVWKKVDRKLVKRGLKRLYRRWKRALTRAELKRSDIRLHIWRKRTKDLAYALHLLGLRNSKLEEKALQLENHLGNDHDLALLQKTASFRSESKILRRFTREARREHQEKAFRLGHRLLYDSPKHFIRHLA; encoded by the coding sequence ATGAAGCACGGAGATCGATTAAAAAGCTGCGCTCCGCTCTCCGCCTGCTCCGAGATACCCTTCCTGCGGAGATTCTTCAGCAAATCATCCAGTCCTTGCGCAAAGCGGCACAATCCCTCAGCCCCCTGCGGGATCAAAGAGCACTTCATAAGACCCTACTGGAAGTGGCACGAAGTGTGGGGTATTCAGCCTCCATCCCCCCCTCCCCCTACTTCCTTCCGGCGCCTGATCTCAGATGCTCTACGCAACCTAAGGATAGTCGAGAGATGCTGGGGACAGCTTGTTTGGAAAAAGGTTGATCGGAAGCTCGTGAAGCGCGGCCTAAAACGGCTCTATCGCCGCTGGAAACGAGCACTGACCCGGGCCGAGTTGAAACGCTCCGACATCCGTCTTCACATCTGGAGAAAGCGCACCAAGGATCTCGCCTATGCCCTGCACCTGCTTGGCCTCAGGAACTCAAAGCTCGAAGAAAAGGCTCTTCAATTGGAGAACCATCTCGGCAACGATCACGACTTGGCGCTCTTGCAGAAAACAGCCTCTTTCCGTTCGGAAAGTAAGATCCTACGCCGCTTCACCCGAGAAGCACGCCGCGAACACCAGGAGAAGGCGTTCCGCCTCGGTCACCGCCTCCTCTACGATTCCCCAAAGCACTTTATTCGCCACTTGGCATAG
- a CDS encoding ABC transporter permease produces MSTTSIHPVIGFIDKTFVIAEFELRKLRHDFTELITRALQPALWMLIFGQVFARGGAINTGNVPYLDFIAPGILAQSVLFVAIFYGVNVIWERDLGIVQKFLASPTPRAALVLGKGLSAGIRSLSQTLVVYGLSLFLGVKLNWSPLALFNVLTIVILAATLFSTFSLIIACIVKTRERFMGVGQVLTMPLFFASNAIYPTSIMPEWLKTVSHLNPLTYVVDALRTFMLADSTSAFGLGFDYAVILLTTAILVVIGARLYPRLAS; encoded by the coding sequence ATGAGCACCACTTCCATCCATCCCGTCATCGGTTTCATAGACAAAACGTTTGTCATCGCCGAATTCGAATTACGCAAGCTACGCCACGACTTCACCGAACTGATCACGAGGGCTCTCCAGCCCGCTCTGTGGATGCTCATTTTCGGGCAGGTCTTCGCCCGCGGTGGAGCGATCAATACGGGCAATGTTCCCTATCTCGACTTCATCGCCCCGGGCATCCTGGCTCAAAGCGTTCTCTTCGTAGCCATCTTTTACGGCGTCAACGTCATCTGGGAGCGCGACCTCGGTATCGTGCAGAAGTTCCTCGCCAGCCCTACCCCACGGGCGGCCTTGGTGCTGGGCAAAGGGTTGTCCGCAGGAATCCGGTCCCTGTCGCAAACACTGGTCGTCTACGGTCTCTCGCTGTTTCTAGGGGTGAAGCTGAATTGGAGCCCCCTCGCCCTCTTCAACGTCCTGACGATTGTCATCCTTGCAGCCACCCTGTTCTCGACGTTTTCACTCATCATCGCGTGCATCGTGAAGACGCGCGAACGCTTCATGGGCGTAGGCCAAGTGCTCACCATGCCGCTATTTTTTGCAAGCAACGCGATCTACCCGACCTCCATCATGCCGGAGTGGTTGAAGACCGTTTCCCACCTTAATCCCCTCACCTATGTCGTCGATGCCCTGCGAACGTTCATGCTCGCTGACAGCACTAGCGCGTTCGGCCTGGGATTCGACTACGCCGTCATCTTGCTGACGACCGCCATCCTGGTGGTGATTGGAGCCCGACTGTACCCCCGTCTTGCTTCGTAA
- a CDS encoding HlyD family efflux transporter periplasmic adaptor subunit, producing the protein MTPQLKKNGVIAAVVVVGLIGIAIGIRFVLKPSGPGVGFVSGNGRIEATEINVATKLPGRVQDIMVEEGDFVQVGQALVQMQVDVLDAQRDEARSQSRQAENEVTSSVAQTAARRSDKAAAQAVVVQRESQLDAFKKRVLRTGPLSAAGAVSVQEFDDDRANADSGEALLTAAKAQVVAAQAAIDAAQAQVAGAHSGVAVAEAKIASIEADIQDSRLKSPREGRVQYRIAQPGEVLAAGGKVLNLVDLNDVYMTFFLPEAIVGRIPLGSDVHIVLDAAPQYVIPAKVSYVSSTAQFTPKTVETASERQKLMFRVKARINRDLLQKHLKSVKTGLPGVAWLKLDPAAPWPANLEIKVPE; encoded by the coding sequence ATGACTCCTCAACTCAAGAAAAACGGGGTGATTGCCGCCGTCGTCGTTGTGGGGCTCATAGGAATCGCTATCGGAATTCGATTCGTCCTCAAACCTTCCGGGCCGGGTGTCGGCTTCGTAAGCGGCAATGGACGAATCGAGGCGACGGAAATCAATGTGGCCACCAAGCTTCCCGGACGAGTGCAGGACATCATGGTGGAGGAAGGCGATTTTGTCCAAGTCGGCCAGGCGTTGGTGCAAATGCAGGTCGATGTCCTCGACGCGCAGCGTGACGAGGCACGTTCCCAATCCCGGCAGGCGGAAAACGAGGTCACGAGTTCCGTGGCACAGACTGCGGCGCGAAGGAGCGACAAGGCCGCGGCTCAGGCTGTGGTGGTGCAACGGGAAAGCCAACTCGATGCTTTTAAAAAGCGTGTCCTTCGCACCGGCCCGTTGTCCGCGGCGGGAGCGGTGTCGGTTCAGGAGTTTGACGATGACCGCGCCAATGCGGATAGCGGCGAAGCGTTGTTGACGGCGGCAAAGGCCCAGGTGGTTGCCGCCCAGGCGGCAATCGATGCAGCCCAAGCTCAGGTCGCGGGCGCCCATTCCGGAGTGGCTGTGGCCGAGGCGAAGATCGCAAGCATCGAGGCCGACATTCAGGACAGCCGGCTTAAGTCGCCCCGGGAGGGCCGTGTGCAGTATCGCATCGCGCAGCCAGGCGAGGTTTTGGCTGCCGGTGGCAAGGTGCTCAATTTAGTCGACTTGAACGACGTCTACATGACCTTCTTTCTGCCCGAGGCTATCGTGGGGAGGATTCCTCTAGGGAGTGACGTTCACATCGTGCTCGACGCTGCGCCTCAGTACGTCATCCCGGCGAAGGTCTCCTACGTTTCCAGTACCGCTCAGTTCACACCGAAGACCGTGGAAACGGCCAGCGAACGCCAGAAGTTGATGTTTCGGGTCAAGGCCCGGATCAATCGTGATCTGTTGCAGAAGCATTTGAAATCGGTCAAGACCGGCCTCCCTGGAGTGGCGTGGCTGAAGCTCGATCCCGCGGCTCCTTGGCCTGCCAATCTCGAAATCAAGGTGCCAGAATGA
- a CDS encoding lipid-binding SYLF domain-containing protein, which translates to MIKKLTKILAVGSMAFLFSQTAFVQAADMKERIQSAIQILDQKQDSADPIPASLYAHAKGVAIFTVTKAGLGIGGLGGEGIVVARLGDMKLRSWTAPSAFNVSGASIGAQIGFTEARYIVILNTDHAVRQFTSHGKTRLNATASGTAGSDTATAKASTADLEKTEIVVYKDSAGVFGGATLGGTSIERKNSINRAAYGNDVRIKDILNGTIKSPASTDRLYLLLDGKA; encoded by the coding sequence ATGATTAAAAAACTCACAAAAATCCTAGCCGTAGGATCGATGGCTTTCCTGTTTTCTCAAACTGCGTTCGTCCAAGCCGCAGACATGAAAGAACGGATTCAATCTGCAATCCAGATTCTCGATCAGAAACAGGACTCTGCTGATCCCATTCCGGCCTCCTTATATGCTCATGCGAAGGGAGTGGCCATTTTCACCGTGACCAAGGCGGGCTTGGGGATCGGTGGGTTGGGAGGAGAAGGAATCGTTGTGGCGCGTCTTGGTGATATGAAGCTCCGTTCCTGGACGGCTCCCTCCGCCTTCAATGTCAGCGGGGCAAGCATTGGCGCTCAGATCGGTTTTACTGAAGCCCGCTATATCGTCATCTTGAACACGGATCATGCCGTCAGGCAGTTCACGAGCCATGGCAAGACCCGTCTGAACGCAACCGCTAGCGGCACGGCCGGATCCGATACGGCAACGGCAAAGGCATCGACGGCGGATCTCGAGAAAACAGAGATCGTTGTTTATAAGGACTCGGCCGGTGTCTTTGGTGGCGCGACCTTGGGTGGCACGTCGATTGAGCGCAAGAACAGCATCAACCGAGCAGCCTATGGGAATGATGTGCGCATCAAGGATATTCTGAACGGTACGATCAAGTCACCTGCATCGACAGATCGCCTGTACTTGCTCCTCGATGGTAAGGCGTAG
- a CDS encoding DnaJ C-terminal domain-containing protein translates to MSVEFKDYYATLGVPRDADDDAIKKAFRKSARKYHPDVAKDKKAGEAKFKEINEAHEVLSDPQKRKRYDELGANWKEGAAYQRPTASQQGPRASSGGKTQDFHFGGTGFSDFFEEMFARNGESGFSFEEGGRGAGQSSRSHGGVPGNDVEGDILVTLNEVLHGAVRDISLASTNPQSGQTQSHQFKVRIPAGVAEGQRIRVPGKGGEGFGMAKAGDLYLRVRLAAHPDFQVRGADLYYDLDLAPWESVLGTTAKVPTLTGEVNVRIPPGTNNGQQLRVPKHGLPTGKSGTPGNLYVTVDIQLPKTINDEERALWVKLGQVSTFAARKRA, encoded by the coding sequence ATGTCCGTTGAGTTCAAAGACTATTACGCGACACTCGGGGTTCCCCGTGATGCCGACGACGATGCGATCAAGAAGGCCTTCCGAAAGTCGGCTAGAAAATATCATCCGGACGTGGCGAAGGACAAAAAGGCCGGTGAAGCCAAGTTCAAGGAAATCAACGAGGCGCATGAAGTCCTGAGCGACCCGCAAAAGCGCAAGCGGTACGATGAACTGGGGGCGAATTGGAAGGAGGGGGCGGCCTACCAACGACCGACGGCATCGCAGCAAGGTCCCCGTGCGTCGAGTGGTGGAAAGACTCAGGATTTCCACTTCGGCGGAACGGGATTCAGCGATTTCTTCGAAGAGATGTTCGCCAGGAATGGGGAATCGGGGTTTTCATTCGAGGAGGGGGGGAGGGGGGCCGGACAATCCAGCAGATCGCATGGCGGCGTCCCCGGGAACGACGTCGAGGGCGATATCCTCGTCACCCTCAACGAGGTTTTGCATGGAGCCGTCCGGGATATTTCGCTGGCGAGCACCAATCCGCAGAGCGGGCAGACTCAATCACACCAATTCAAGGTTCGGATACCGGCCGGTGTCGCGGAGGGGCAACGTATCCGCGTGCCTGGAAAAGGTGGCGAGGGCTTCGGGATGGCTAAAGCCGGCGATCTGTATTTGAGGGTGCGATTGGCAGCGCATCCCGATTTCCAAGTTCGAGGTGCCGATCTTTATTATGATCTCGATCTCGCTCCGTGGGAGAGTGTTCTGGGAACGACCGCGAAAGTTCCCACTCTCACCGGAGAGGTCAATGTCCGCATCCCGCCGGGAACGAACAATGGACAGCAATTACGAGTGCCGAAGCACGGTTTGCCAACAGGGAAAAGCGGAACGCCGGGAAACCTCTACGTGACGGTCGACATTCAGCTTCCCAAGACCATCAATGATGAAGAGCGGGCCCTCTGGGTAAAGCTCGGTCAAGTTTCGACCTTTGCCGCCAGAAAAAGAGCGTGA
- a CDS encoding NADP-dependent oxidoreductase has product MSKTTSREIQLASRPKGVPTADNFTLAQVELKPLKEEEVLVRNLYMSVDPYMRGRMNEGKSYATPFQLGQPLEGGAIGEVVESLSGQFKPGDIVLSNFGWRELFVASAKDLQPVSREIQPLSTWLGALGMTGMTAWAGLNLVGVKAGDIVFISGAAGAVGSIAGQIAKLRGCRVIGSVGSVEKVMFLRDECRFDIAFDYHIAPVLEQLSLEAPDGIDVYFDNVGGEALEAALSVLRVHGRIIACGGISGYNEEKLRPGPSNLFNITSKRLTMKGFIVTDWLGYRAEFEKEVGGYFRAGELKSRETVVEGLDKAVNAFLGLFEGKNIGKMIVKLA; this is encoded by the coding sequence ATGTCGAAAACTACAAGCCGCGAGATCCAATTGGCCTCCCGTCCCAAGGGAGTCCCAACTGCCGATAATTTCACGCTCGCGCAGGTAGAGTTAAAGCCCCTTAAAGAAGAGGAGGTTCTCGTCCGCAATCTTTACATGTCGGTCGATCCCTACATGCGGGGACGGATGAACGAGGGAAAATCGTATGCAACGCCGTTCCAGTTGGGCCAGCCACTCGAAGGCGGGGCTATCGGCGAGGTCGTGGAGTCTCTTTCCGGACAATTCAAGCCAGGCGACATCGTTCTTTCCAATTTCGGCTGGAGAGAACTCTTTGTTGCTTCAGCCAAGGATCTGCAACCGGTCAGTCGCGAGATTCAACCGCTTTCGACTTGGCTCGGTGCCTTGGGGATGACGGGCATGACCGCGTGGGCCGGACTGAACCTGGTAGGAGTCAAAGCCGGGGATATCGTTTTTATTTCGGGAGCAGCGGGAGCCGTCGGCAGTATCGCGGGACAAATCGCAAAACTGCGGGGATGCCGGGTTATCGGCTCGGTCGGTTCGGTTGAAAAGGTGATGTTTCTACGGGATGAGTGCCGCTTCGATATCGCTTTCGATTACCACATTGCCCCCGTCCTCGAGCAGTTGAGCCTTGAGGCTCCCGACGGCATCGATGTCTATTTCGATAACGTGGGAGGTGAAGCGCTCGAAGCCGCACTCTCGGTTTTGCGCGTTCACGGTCGCATCATCGCCTGCGGAGGAATCTCGGGTTACAACGAGGAAAAGCTACGGCCCGGCCCTTCCAATCTTTTCAATATCACCTCCAAACGACTTACGATGAAAGGGTTCATCGTTACCGATTGGCTCGGCTATCGAGCCGAGTTTGAAAAGGAAGTGGGCGGCTATTTCCGCGCTGGAGAACTAAAGAGCCGGGAAACCGTCGTCGAAGGGCTCGACAAAGCTGTGAATGCCTTCCTTGGCCTCTTTGAAGGCAAGAACATCGGCAAGATGATTGTGAAGCTAGCTTGA
- a CDS encoding ATP-binding cassette domain-containing protein: MSDIVLEIKALTRHFGVFTAVDALTLSVNAGEVFGLLGSNGAGKTTTIKMLTTLLRPSSGDALVAGCSITTQALGVRRAIGYVPQAVSVDGSLTGYENLLIFSKLYEIPHGEQQARIREALEFMGLTSDSDRLVSEYSGGMIRRLEIAQATLHRPRVLFLDEPTVGLDPIARDAVWKHLVDLRANYGTTLFFTTHYLEEAESHCDRIAIMNRGKVAALGTCKELETALGGSHTLSEVFVHYAGESLYSGGTLRSVSSERAAAQRLG, from the coding sequence ATGAGTGACATCGTTCTCGAGATCAAGGCCCTCACTCGTCACTTCGGTGTCTTTACGGCTGTCGATGCCCTGACCCTTTCGGTCAACGCCGGGGAGGTCTTCGGCTTGCTCGGCTCCAACGGGGCTGGCAAAACCACCACAATCAAGATGCTCACCACGCTGTTGCGCCCCTCCTCGGGTGACGCACTGGTGGCCGGCTGCTCGATCACGACCCAGGCGCTCGGCGTCCGCCGCGCCATCGGCTATGTGCCGCAGGCTGTTTCCGTCGATGGATCGCTCACCGGGTATGAGAATCTTCTTATCTTCTCGAAACTTTATGAAATCCCGCACGGCGAGCAGCAGGCGCGTATCCGCGAGGCCCTGGAATTCATGGGTCTGACATCCGATAGCGACCGTCTCGTCAGCGAATACTCGGGGGGCATGATCCGTCGGCTTGAGATAGCCCAGGCAACACTCCATCGACCGAGGGTCCTTTTCCTCGATGAACCGACCGTCGGACTCGACCCAATCGCACGCGACGCCGTTTGGAAGCACCTCGTCGATCTGAGAGCCAATTATGGAACGACCTTGTTCTTTACCACCCACTACCTGGAGGAGGCGGAAAGCCATTGCGATCGGATCGCGATCATGAATCGCGGTAAGGTGGCTGCGCTAGGAACCTGTAAGGAACTCGAGACGGCCCTGGGAGGCAGCCATACCCTGAGTGAAGTTTTCGTCCACTATGCGGGCGAGTCCCTTTACTCCGGGGGTACCCTTCGATCAGTCTCTTCCGAACGTGCCGCAGCCCAGCGCCTTGGCTGA